From the Salvelinus alpinus chromosome 32, SLU_Salpinus.1, whole genome shotgun sequence genome, one window contains:
- the yipf4 gene encoding protein YIPF4 → MHLSPTNGDFTFVSSTEAEDLSGTIDAPDVKLNMGSDNAKDPYATTFLRKRGYGWLLEVEEDDPEDNKPLLEELDIDLKDIYYKIRCVLMPMPSLGFNRQVVRDNPDFWGPLAIVLLFSMISIYGQFRVVSWIITIWIFGSLTIFLLARVLGGEVSYGQVLGVIGYSLLPLIVIAPLLLVIGGFDVVSTLIKLSGVFWAAYSAASLLVGDEFKTKKPLLIYPIFLLYIYFLSLYTGV, encoded by the exons ATGCATCTCTCTCCCACCAACGGAGATTTTACTTTCGTCTCATCAACTGAAGCCGAGG ATCTAAGCGGTACTATTGATGCCCCAGATGTTAAATTGAACATGGGCAGTGACAATGCAAAAGACCCATATGCAACCACGTTCCTGAGGAAACGAGGCTATGGCTGGCTCCTGGAAGTAGAAGAGGATGACCCCGAAGACAACAAACCTCTTCT GGAGGAGCTGGACATCGACCTGAAAGACATCTACTACAAGATCCGCTGTGTGCTCATGCCAATGCCCTCCTTGGGCTTCAACCGGCAGGTTGTGAGGGACAACCCTGACTTCTGGGGCCCGCTGGCTATAGTACTCCTTTTCTCCATGATCTCCATCTACGGACAGTTCAGG GTCGTGTCTTGGATAATTACCATTTGGATATTCGGCTCTTTAACAATCTTTTTGCTGGCTCGTGTTCTTGGTGGTGAG GTGTCTTATGGACAAGTTCTTGGAGTGATTGGATATTCTCTACTCCCGCTCATCGTTATAGCCCCATTGCTTTTGGTCATTGGGGGTTTTGATGTTGTTTCTACACTAATAAAG CTTTCTGGAGTATTTTGGGCTGCTTACAGTGCTGCTTCACTGCTCGTTGGGGATGAATTCAAAACCAAGAAGCCTCTGCTCATATACCCTATTTTCCTTTTGTACATCTACTTCCTGTCACTATATACTGGTGTCTGA